A genomic segment from Glycine soja cultivar W05 chromosome 20, ASM419377v2, whole genome shotgun sequence encodes:
- the LOC114401920 gene encoding uncharacterized protein LOC114401920 translates to MASFEEKLDKDRDKWIVWFDRASNVLGPGVGAALVSPDKTCIPFTARLVFDCTNNMAEYEACTLGVQAAIDFNVKLLKVYGDSALLTPHGDLPYIELRCRGRPAHCCLVEEERDGNPWYFDIKQYVESIEYPPEASDNDKRTLRRLAAGFFLSESILYKGNHDMVLLQCMNAKEVEHMLGEVHEGSFGTHANGHALARKILRASYYWLTMESNCCLHGIDVIGAVEPKAANEHRFILVAIDYFTKWVKAASYATITKSVVVRFIKKEIICQYGLSRKIITYKGTNLNYKMMGEMCEEFKIHHHNSIPYRPKMNRAVEVANKNIKKIIQKIIVSYRDWHEMLSFALHGY, encoded by the exons atggcctcatTTGAAGAGAAGCTAGACAAGGACagggacaagtggatcgtgtggttcGATAGGGCGTCTAACGTTCTAGGCCCTGGCGTTGGGGCAGCattggtctctccagacaaAACATGCATACCTTTCACGGCCAGACTTGTTTTCGATTGCACCAATAACATGGCTGAATACGAAGCATGCACCTTGggcgtccaggcagcaattgacttcaaCGTCAAGCTGCTCAAGGTGTACGGAGACTCGGCACTA ctgacACCGCACGGagacctaccatacattgagttgAGGTGTCGTGGTAGACCTGCACATTGCTGTTTGGTGGAAGAGGAGCGAGATGGTAatccttggtatttcgacatcaagcaataCGTTGAAAGCATAGAGTACCCACCAGAGGCTTCCGACAATGACAAGAggacgttaaggagattggcagccggtttcttcttAAGCGAAAGCATACTATACAAgggaaaccatgacatggttttgCTCCAATGCATGAACGCTAAGGAAGTTGAGCACATGCTGGGAGAGGTCCATGAAGGCTCTTTCGGTACGCACGCTAATGGGCACGCCTTGGCtaggaagatcttaagggcgagctattattggctcaccatggagagcaATTGTTGCCtccat ggaatagatgtgattggggCCGTAGAGCCCAAAGCTGCAAACGAACATCGTTTCATATTGGTGGCgatcgattacttcaccaagtgggtcaaAGCTGCCTCATACGCTACCATCACGaagagtgtggtggtcaggttcatcaaAAAGGAGATTATCTGCCAGTATGGTTTGtcgaggaagattatcacatACAAAGGCACCAACTTGAATTACaaaatgatgggggaaatgtgcgaggaattTAAGATCCATCACCACAATTCCATACCCTATAGGCCCAAGATGAACAGAGCGGTGGAGGTGGCcaacaagaatatcaagaagattatccaaaagattaTTGTGTCGTACAGGGACTGGCACGAGATGCTCTCTTTCGCGCTACATGGTTACTGA